In Nostoc edaphicum CCNP1411, the sequence CGATCGCGGATTAATCCTCCCACTTGCTGCAAAAATGTCTCGTATCCCAGACGTTCAATCAGTACGCGACGCAACTCAACATTCTCTATATTGAGGATATCCTGTCCGGTTAGGGACTGGGATTCAAAGGCAATGCGATCGTTTACCTGCACGCCTCGCCAACGCAAAATAAAACCATGCCCCGCAGATAGACTGGTAATCCCACTTCCGGCCAACTCAATCCAATAAGTGATATGCAGTCCTTTGGGAAGGGTAGTGAGGTTTACACAGTCGCTAATATCAATACTTTCACAGGTTAAATTTTCAGGTAGATTGTAAAGATCCAACGCACCGCTTAAATCCAGATGCCCCAAAACGCGCATCCCATCCCAGGCGCGATGTTCAAGGATGAGTTTTCGAGCATGTTCAGCCGATACAGGCTCGTGGCTTTCCTTTGGGCGCTGCAAAACTTGTCTATTCGGCACACGTCCCTGCGACATCATCTTGAGCATTAGTCCATCACCTCTACATAAGCATCAGGGCGATATTCACGTTGTCTCCAGACACGGTAAAGCCCTTGGGGTAACTCAATCGACCGATGTTCTTCATGAACTAAAGTGGCACTTGGTTCTTTAACCTCAAGAAAAAGGTCACTACCATGTACCCACAACTGAACAGCATTGGATTGCTGAATGCGATGGCTGTGTCCTGTGATTTCACCATGAGCAAGAGTAGCACCTACACGCCTTTGAGCAGCCACAGGTAAAGTCGCAATACCTCTGATCAGAACGTCGCCATGTCTGTAAAGAACACTACCTTGGTTAGCTTGGGAGTTGTTGCTGTTGTTAAACATCTTTCCATCATAACAATACATTTCTAATGATATTTGTAAAAATAAAATACGGCAATTTGATAGACTTAATATATGTTACTAATCGTTAGTAAACCATCATAAAAACTCTAAGAAGTAAGCTTTGTAAGTAATGGTAAATGTCAATTATTAAAGTTAACTCTGCAACCACAAACAAGTATCTTTTTATATAATCAATGACTCAAACAGCTGCCTTATCTCGATTTGCCACAGCATTTATTGCACAATACGGTTCGGTTAAGGCAAGAGACGCGATACGCCGTCAAGACGAAAGATTGATCCTTGTAGAGACGGCGATTTATCGCGTCTTTGGATCTAGAATTTTCATCAAAAAACCTTAACAGAACCGTATTGATTTATTGCAGGCTTTGTGTATGTTTTGCTATTTCACCAAGGTATGTTGGCACTGCGCTCTCTCTGTGCATTTTCATAGCGTCTACCTTGATATCAGACTAATAAAAAGCCTCCCAGGGTGCTAGCTACGGTGTACACACACAAGTCTGAAATAGCTAGCTGATTAATTACCCCACCCTAACCCTCCCCGTATGTATTGGCTACGGTGTACACACAAGTCTTCTAGAGTTGCGCCACAGGCTTTTGATCCCCCCAACCCCCCTTAAAAAGGGGGGCAAAAAGCTCTCAAAGTCCCCCTTTTTAAGGGGGATTTAGGGGGATCTAGGACGATTTTGGTTTTCTAGAAAGATGTGTGTACACCGTAGGTATGTATTGGGGAGGGAACTAGATTTCTTTTTCCCCCCAATGCATCGGGGGGATTAAGGGGGGTAATTTGACTTGTGTGTACACCGTAGGATTGGAGTGGGGAATGGGGAAATTGGTTACTTTATGAGAATGATTGAATTGCTTCCGTCTCACTGTCAAAAACTTCAAAAATCGTTATCAGTTGGGTGATCATCAAAATATCAGCAACTTTGGAGGGAAGATTGAATAATTTAAGTTTTGCGCCCCGGTTAGTTGCCATAGTATAGCTTGATACAATTTCACCTATTCCACTAGAATCTATAGATGTAACTTCTTTGAAATTGAGCAAAATCTTTGTAGCCCCATTTTGAAGTGCATTGTTGACGGAATTGCGAAGGGCTATATCGCCTACTCCAATTGTTAATTTGCCTTTTATATCCAAAATAGTTACATCGTTCACAGTTCTTGTTTCTACCGACATAAGTAAGCTTTCTTAATTGTTTTGTAAAATCTATAAGGAAATTATCACGGTTGAAAAATTGTCACAAGGACAGTTAAGACACTTAAGGAAAAATAATTGAAAAGTTATGAGAAGTTAGATTCAGGCTAGTCAATATTTAGATGCGTTTGCCCTATTCTTATTAGAGAGCATTCGCTTTTGGGGAAAAACTTTTCGATTTACTGAAATTATGCAGAAATTGCAGTTCAGATGCGGTGAGATCGCGCCATTGACCCAATTGTAGGTCATCTAATTGTAGGTGAGCTATTTTGACCCTGACCAATCGCAAAGTTGGAAACCCTACAGCCGCAGTCATGCGCCGTACTTGGCGATTTTTTCCCTCTGTCAAAGTCATTTCCAGCCAAGCTGTCGGTACATTTTTGCGAAATCTAATTGGCGGAGTGCGTTCAGGTAACTGTGGTTCTTCTGGTAAGAGCCTAACTTCTGCTGGTTGAGTGCGGTAATCTTGAATTTCCACACCTGTTTGCAACCTATTAATAGCATCTACATCTGGAATTCGCTCTACCTGTACCCAGTAAGTACGTTGATGACCAAAACGCGGATGGGCGAGGCGATGTTGCAATTGTCCATCGTTCGTTAACAGCAGCAATCCTTCACTATCCCAGTCTAAGCGTCCCACAGGATAAACATCAGGCACATCAATATAATCTTTTAGAGTGCTATGTGTGGGGGCATCTTTTGTAAACTGGCTGAGAACGCCATAGGGTTTGTAAAAAATAATATATCGGTAATGATTTGTCATTTGTCATTTGTCATTTGTCGAAAATTATCTAAAGATTTGGGCATCCTAATAAAAACAATATAGTGAAGAGTTGATTATGCCAAGTTCCAAAATCTGCCGACGGTCTTTCTTGTTTTTAGGAGGTGCTGTTTTGGCACAAGGATTAACATTGGCGCTCCCGGCAGTTGCTCAAACTGTGCAAGTGAAAAGGGGTAAGGTAAATGGTTTCTCTTTTTATCAAACTATTATTGACCTCACTGACCCCAAAACCTTTATTACTATTGGTTTAGCAAATAATGCAACTTTGGCTAATACTAATCAAAAAACTAACGGTGATGAAGAATTTAACAATTTAGTGGCTCGTCATCGCGCTGCTGTCGTTGCTAATGGTACTTTTTTTGCCAAAAATGCCCAGAAAACAGTGATGGGTAACATGGTAGCGGCAGGGAGATTCCTCAAATATAGCCAATGGGAAAATTTTGGTACTACTTTGGGGTTGCGAGTTGGCAATAAACCGGAAATGGTGACAGCACGGGTTGACGGTAAACCGGAATGGAATCAACATTGGTTGTCTATTACCTGTGGGCCTCGATTGTTGAGACAGGGACAAATTTGGCTGAAGCCGGATGTTGAAGGATTTAAAGATCCTGGTGTTTTAGGTACTGGCGCACGAACTGCGATCGGGTTTCCTGCTGATGGTAAAAAGCTATTTTTGATTAATTTCGATAGTGGATTAACTTTACAACAAGAAGCGCAAGCGATGAAAGCAATTGGCTGTTACGAAGCGATGAATTTAGATGGTGGTGCATCGAAAGCCTTTGCTGCTAACGGTAAAATTTTAGTCCCCGCCGGACGCCCACTCACTAATGTAATTGTTGTTTATGATGCCAATAATCCTGCTCCTACTGCTTTACAACAGTCATGGGCAAGGTTTCAGAAAGGCGATCGCCCCATCATACCTGGTGGTTAAAAGCTTTTGATTGAGGGGTGCTGAAGTGCGTAGCTTGCCGCCGTAGGCTAAAGGCGATCGCTTATTCAACTAGCGTTGCAAGGGTACATATTACTTTTACAAATAGACCTTAAATTAGTGATAATACGCAATGAACTATATTAAAACATACAAAATCAAATAATTAAAGTGAAGTAGTGACACTTAAATAAACAGACACTATAGTAATGAAATTGACTAACTCTCATATATAGCAGGTTAGTTGAATAATACTTACAAGTCAGTTAAGAAACTGAAAACGCTAAAAAATTAGCTTTTTCAGTTCGGCATAAACTATACCGAAAGTGTCAACTTTCGGCTACTTTGTTCTGCCTTAAAACAGCAATACCCGCAGGTTAATATCTCAAGTTTCTGAAAAATTGATTTAGGTAGGTAGAAGTTATGGCAATTATCAATGGTACTAACGCTAATGACAACCTCTATGGCTTCGGGGGCGGTGACAGTCTCTATAGCTTCGGAGGCGATGATGTCCTGAATATTAGCAATTCTTCTGGGAAAAACCTCTTAGATGGCGGTTCTGAAAACGATCAAATTTATGCTGTAGCTACCACTGGCAACAATACCCTCAAGGGAGGAAGTGGGGATGATTATTTAGATGTTTCTGTTTCTTCTGGGAATAACATCCTCTATGGGGATGCAGGAAATGACGAATTTTTGATTCAGGATAGTTTTGGCAAAAATATTGTTTCAGGGGGAACTGGCTCTGATAAATTTTACGCATATAGAGTCAATGGCGCTAACACTCTGGATGGTGGGAATGGCAATGATTCCTTCTATTTGAGCGCCTCATATATCGCTCCCCCTGTTTTAGTAACCCAAACGGTAAATGGGGGTACAGGTTCGGATTATTTGGAAGTTAATTACAGTAGCTATACTACCAAAGGAATCACCTCGACTTTCAATGCAACCACTAACCAAGGCTCGATTACGGCTGGTACGAATCGAGTTAGCTATAAGAATATTGAGCGATTCAATATCACTGGTACAGCCTACGCTGACAATATTATTGGGGGCAATGGCGAAGATGTGCTCAATGGTGGCATTTCTGGCAATGATACAATTAGTGGGGGTGCAGGTAACGATTACCTCGATATTTCCTACTCGTCTGGCAATAAAATTGTGAATGGAGACGATGGTAAAGATACCTTTTACGCATATTCAGCCAAGGGTGCTAACACTCTAAATGGGGGGAATGGCGATGACACCTTTTATTTGATCGCCCCAACTACAGCCCCCGCTGTTTTAGTGACTCAAACGGTAAATGGGGGTGCAGGTTCGGATTATTTGGAAGTCAATTACAGTAGCTATACTACCAAAGGAATCACCTCGACTTTCAATGCAACCACTAACCAAGGCTCAATTACAAGTGGCACAAATCAAGTTCTCTACAAAAATATTCAAGGACTAAATATCAGTGGTACAGTCTACGCCGACAATATTATCGGGGGTAATAGTAGCGATGTGCTATTTGGATACAATGGCAACGATCTCCTGACTGGAGGGGAAGGCAGTGATATTCTGTACGGGGGAGATGGCACTGATACTTTTGCGTTCAATAATTACAATCAAGGCATTGATACTCTCGTTGACTTCGACACGACTGATGAAGTTATTCAGGTATCGGCTACTGGTTTCGGCGGCTCTTTAGCAGTAGGTACACTCTCCGCTGGTAAGTTTACCATCGGTTCATCTGCAAGTGCGATCGCTCAACGATTTATTTACGACAATATTACAGGTGCGCTGTTCTTTGACCAAGATGGCAGCGCTGGCGCTTTTGCTCAGGTACAATTCGCGCAACTCAGCAGTGAAATGTCACTAAAAGCAACTCATTTTGTTGTTGTCTAAGTTCTACGCATAAATACCAATAAATCCCAGAAAAACCAACCGCAGAGGCACAGAAAAAACCGATAAATAAGAGTTTGAGAGAGTTTTTGCGCCTGCCCCCTGCCCCCTGCCTCTCAAAGGTGTCGCAACTAGGCTCGTTGTAGACATCACTTCTCTCAAGGTCAAGGTATTATGTACTCGAACACCGTGCAGCATAAAACCTGAGGTTTTGCATGAAAGTAGCAGTTTTCAGTACAAAAGCCTACGATCGGCAGTTTTTGTCAGCTGCAAATTCTCCCATCCAACACGAGTTAGTGTTTTTTGAACCCCGTTTAAATCGGGATACGGCTATCCTTGCTGCCGGATTTCCGGCGGTTTGCGTATTTGTGCATGATCAGGTTGATGCCCCAACTTTAGAGCTTCTCGCCTCACGGGGAACTCGCCTGGTTGTCCTTCGCTGTGCAGGGTTTAACAATGTAGACTTACAAGCCGCAGCAGATTTAGGAATTACCGTTGTGCGTGTTCCCGCCTATTCACCTTATGGGGTAGCAGAACATGCCGTAGGATTGATTTTGAGCCTAAATCGCAAAATTCATCGTGCCTATAACCGTGTCCGGGAAGGCAATTTTTCCCTAGATGGACTGTTGGGATTTAATTTGCATGAACGCACAGTGGGAATTGTCGGCACCGGCAAAATCGGTCTGATTTTAGGACAGATTATGAAAGGGTTCGGCTGTAACCTACTCGCCTATGACGTTTATCGGAATCCCGAATTGGAGGCGCTAGGTGGAAAGTATGTAGAACTACCTGAGCTATTTGCCAACTCCGATATTATCTCCCTGCATTGCCCCCTAACTCCCGAAACCCATCACTTGATTAACACTGAGGCTATAGAAAAGATTAAGCCAGGTGTGATGCTAATTAATACTAGCCGAGGAGCGCTGATTGATACCCAAGCCGTGATTGAGGGATTGAAGTCTGGTAAAATTGGCTATCTTGGTGTAGATGTCTACGAACAAGAATCGGAATTGTTCTTTGAGGATTTGTCTGGAGAAATTATTCAAGATGATATTTTCCAACGTCTGACAACGTTCCCCAATGTACTCATTACCGGACATCAAGCCTTTTTTACCGCAGAAGCTCTCTACAATATTGCAGAAACAACTTTTGCTAATATTACCGATGTTGAACAAGGTCGTTCTTGTGCAAATGAAATTCGTGCCTAAACCTTTAGCAATCTAAAATCTCAAATCCAAAATTGTGTTACCGAAGAAAGGCAGAGGGCAGAAGGCAGGAGGAAGAAAATATATTTTTTGCCCTCTGGCACAGGGTTTAGAGCAAGTAAATTTATTTATGCAAAACAAAAAATACGGTTTCCTTGTTAAATCCCCTAAATTTATTTATGGGGATTCCCTCCTGCCTCCTGCCTTCGTCCTCCTGCCTCCTTAACTCATAAATTGTTAACACCTTTGCTCCCAGATATAACCAAAGTGATACACTACATCCATGCTAGGGGTGCCTACATAACCAGGCTGAGATCACACCCTTAACACCTGAGTCTGGGTAATACCAGCGGAGGGAAGCTGTTTATCGAGGAATTACAATATGCGGACAGAATGGGTTGCTAAACGACGTGGGCAGAGTAATGTATCTCAAATGCACTACGCCCGCCAAGGTGTTATCACCGAAGAAATGCACTACGTCGCCCAGCGGGAAAACCTCCCTGCTGATCTCATTCGTGAGGAAGTAGCGCGGGGACGAATGATTATCCCCGCTAATATTAATCACACTAACCTAGAGCCAATGGCTATTGGCATCGCCTCCAAATGTAAGGTAAATGCTAATATCGGCGCTTCTCCCAACTCTTCTAATCTTCAAGAAGAAGTGGATAAGCTAAACTTGGCAGTGAAGTACGGTGCTGACACCGTAATGGATTTGTCCACAGGCGGCGGTAATTTAGATGAAATTCGCACCGCTATTATCAAAGCTTCACCTGTTCCCATTGGTACGGTGCCAGTATATCAAGCTTTAGAAAGCGTTCATGGCACAATCGAGAACCTGACTGCTGATGATTTTCTCCATATCATCGAAAAGCACGCCCAGCAGGGTGTAGACTATCAAACTATCCACGCGGGGATTTTGATTGAGCATTTGCCTTTGGTGAGAAACCGGATCACTGGTATTGTCTCTCGCGGCGGCGGGATTTTGGCGCGGTGGATGCTACATCACCACAAACAAAACCCACTTTATACCCACTTCCAAGATATTATTGAGATTTTCAAAAAATATGATGTCTCCTTCAGTTTGGGAGATTCCCTGCGTCCCGGCTGCACCCATGATGCCTCAGATGAAGCACAATTAGCTGAATTGAAAACCCTGGGACAGCTAACTCGCAAAGCCTGGGAAGATGATGTACAGGTGATGGTGGAAGGGCCTGGACACGTGCCAATGGATCAAATTGAGTTCAATGTCCGTAAGCAAATGGAAGAGTGTTCTGAAGCACCTTTCTATGTATTGGGGCCATTGGTGACAGACATTGCTCCCGGTTATGACCACATCACTTCAGCCATTGGAGCCGCAATGGCTGGATGGTACGGTACTGCAATGCTGTGCTATGTAACACCTAAAGAACATTTGGGTCTGCCAAATGCTGAAGATGTCAGGAATGGGTTGATTGCCTATAAAATAGCGGCTCATGCGGCTGATATTGCTAGACATCGCCCTGGTGCAAGGGATAGAGATGATGAACTTTCCAAGGCGCGTTACAACTTCGATTGGAACCGTCAGTTTGAATTATCACTCGACCCAGAAAGAGCTAAGGAATATCACGATGAAACTCTGCCAGCAGATATCTATAAAACTGCTGAGTTTTGTTCGATGTGTGGGCCTAAGTTCTGTCCAATGCAAACTAAAGTTGATGCTGATGCGCTGACAGAATTAGAGAAGTTCTTGGCGAAAGAGGCTGTGACTCAAAGCTAATAGATGACCCTCTTGTTGTAGAGACGCTAAATTTTACCTTGTTCTCAGTCTCTAACTGGGAATCTGTCGCCTTTTTTACTTGCGGCGGCAGCGCAATGATATCATGTCCGCTTAATCAAGCTGAATAAAAATGTTCGTAGTAAGGACTTTAGTCCTGCCTTTGAGGACTGAAGTCCCCACTACAAACTGTTTATTATAGGTGATTTGGCGGACATCATAATTGGTGTAGATGATTG encodes:
- a CDS encoding DUF6745 domain-containing protein, whose translation is MLKMMSQGRVPNRQVLQRPKESHEPVSAEHARKLILEHRAWDGMRVLGHLDLSGALDLYNLPENLTCESIDISDCVNLTTLPKGLHITYWIELAGSGITSLSAGHGFILRWRGVQVNDRIAFESQSLTGQDILNIENVELRRVLIERLGYETFLQQVGGLIRDRDRDAGGERQLVYIPFEDDEPLMVLKVTCPSTGHIHILRVPPHMRSCHQAAAWIAGFNNPDDYHPAIEA
- a CDS encoding calcium-binding protein, translating into MAIINGTNANDNLYGFGGGDSLYSFGGDDVLNISNSSGKNLLDGGSENDQIYAVATTGNNTLKGGSGDDYLDVSVSSGNNILYGDAGNDEFLIQDSFGKNIVSGGTGSDKFYAYRVNGANTLDGGNGNDSFYLSASYIAPPVLVTQTVNGGTGSDYLEVNYSSYTTKGITSTFNATTNQGSITAGTNRVSYKNIERFNITGTAYADNIIGGNGEDVLNGGISGNDTISGGAGNDYLDISYSSGNKIVNGDDGKDTFYAYSAKGANTLNGGNGDDTFYLIAPTTAPAVLVTQTVNGGAGSDYLEVNYSSYTTKGITSTFNATTNQGSITSGTNQVLYKNIQGLNISGTVYADNIIGGNSSDVLFGYNGNDLLTGGEGSDILYGGDGTDTFAFNNYNQGIDTLVDFDTTDEVIQVSATGFGGSLAVGTLSAGKFTIGSSASAIAQRFIYDNITGALFFDQDGSAGAFAQVQFAQLSSEMSLKATHFVVV
- a CDS encoding 2-hydroxyacid dehydrogenase, which codes for MKVAVFSTKAYDRQFLSAANSPIQHELVFFEPRLNRDTAILAAGFPAVCVFVHDQVDAPTLELLASRGTRLVVLRCAGFNNVDLQAAADLGITVVRVPAYSPYGVAEHAVGLILSLNRKIHRAYNRVREGNFSLDGLLGFNLHERTVGIVGTGKIGLILGQIMKGFGCNLLAYDVYRNPELEALGGKYVELPELFANSDIISLHCPLTPETHHLINTEAIEKIKPGVMLINTSRGALIDTQAVIEGLKSGKIGYLGVDVYEQESELFFEDLSGEIIQDDIFQRLTTFPNVLITGHQAFFTAEALYNIAETTFANITDVEQGRSCANEIRA
- the thiC gene encoding phosphomethylpyrimidine synthase, producing MRTEWVAKRRGQSNVSQMHYARQGVITEEMHYVAQRENLPADLIREEVARGRMIIPANINHTNLEPMAIGIASKCKVNANIGASPNSSNLQEEVDKLNLAVKYGADTVMDLSTGGGNLDEIRTAIIKASPVPIGTVPVYQALESVHGTIENLTADDFLHIIEKHAQQGVDYQTIHAGILIEHLPLVRNRITGIVSRGGGILARWMLHHHKQNPLYTHFQDIIEIFKKYDVSFSLGDSLRPGCTHDASDEAQLAELKTLGQLTRKAWEDDVQVMVEGPGHVPMDQIEFNVRKQMEECSEAPFYVLGPLVTDIAPGYDHITSAIGAAMAGWYGTAMLCYVTPKEHLGLPNAEDVRNGLIAYKIAAHAADIARHRPGARDRDDELSKARYNFDWNRQFELSLDPERAKEYHDETLPADIYKTAEFCSMCGPKFCPMQTKVDADALTELEKFLAKEAVTQS
- a CDS encoding phosphodiester glycosidase family protein, whose protein sequence is MPSSKICRRSFLFLGGAVLAQGLTLALPAVAQTVQVKRGKVNGFSFYQTIIDLTDPKTFITIGLANNATLANTNQKTNGDEEFNNLVARHRAAVVANGTFFAKNAQKTVMGNMVAAGRFLKYSQWENFGTTLGLRVGNKPEMVTARVDGKPEWNQHWLSITCGPRLLRQGQIWLKPDVEGFKDPGVLGTGARTAIGFPADGKKLFLINFDSGLTLQQEAQAMKAIGCYEAMNLDGGASKAFAANGKILVPAGRPLTNVIVVYDANNPAPTALQQSWARFQKGDRPIIPGG
- a CDS encoding rRNA large subunit pseudouridine synthase E; this translates as MTNHYRYIIFYKPYGVLSQFTKDAPTHSTLKDYIDVPDVYPVGRLDWDSEGLLLLTNDGQLQHRLAHPRFGHQRTYWVQVERIPDVDAINRLQTGVEIQDYRTQPAEVRLLPEEPQLPERTPPIRFRKNVPTAWLEMTLTEGKNRQVRRMTAAVGFPTLRLVRVKIAHLQLDDLQLGQWRDLTASELQFLHNFSKSKSFSPKANAL
- a CDS encoding STAS domain-containing protein encodes the protein MSVETRTVNDVTILDIKGKLTIGVGDIALRNSVNNALQNGATKILLNFKEVTSIDSSGIGEIVSSYTMATNRGAKLKLFNLPSKVADILMITQLITIFEVFDSETEAIQSFS